A DNA window from Daucus carota subsp. sativus chromosome 3, DH1 v3.0, whole genome shotgun sequence contains the following coding sequences:
- the LOC108213718 gene encoding ethylene-responsive transcription factor ERF017: protein MVKPTMTDKAREYSSTTPSCGTSEAHKYNHLLAPVKSSEAEKNSATSSSSCKYRGVRKRNWGKWVSEIRMPNSRERIWLGSFDSAEKAARAFDAALYCLRGPNANFNFPNTPPEIPGGRSLTPAEIQAAATQFANSGEPSLNNCAPGLPEAESASPSPSPSPSQSQSQSPTYGATDLNMNMNMNMDGTETSVFDQYSTMGPGWTENGVPDFGIFPGFDDLSNEFYMPSQLNNGADYQDVEEQCEYTTYQESFLWNF from the coding sequence ATGGTGAAACCAACAATGACGGATAAAGCAAGAGAGTATTCTAGTACTACTCCTTCATGTGGAACTAGTGAAGCTCACAAGTATAACCATTTACTAGCTCCGGTAAAATCATCGGAAGCCGAGAAGAATTCCGCGACATCATCGTCGTCATGCAAGTATAGAGGAGTTCGGAAACGGAACTGGGGAAAATGGGTGTCCGAAATTCGGATGCCGAATAGTAGAGAAAGAATCTGGTTAGGCTCATTCGACTCGGCGGAAAAGGCCGCACGAGCATTCGATGCAGCTCTCTATTGTCTCCGAGGCCCGAATGCAAATTTCAACTTCCCGAACACACCACCAGAAATTCCAGGCGGTCGGTCTTTAACACCAGCGGAAATTCAAGCAGCGGCTACTCAGTTTGCGAATTCGGGTGAGCCGAGTTTAAATAATTGCGCTCCCGGATTACCGGAAGCAGAGTCGGCCTCTCCATCTCCCTCGCCATCACCGTCCCAGTCACAGTCACAATCACCTACTTATGGAGCTACGgatttaaatatgaatatgaatatgaatatggatGGGACTGAGACATCCGTTTTCGATCAGTATTCGACAATGGGTCCGGGCTGGACCGAAAACGGGGTCCCTGATTTCGGTATTTTTCCGGGGTTCGATGATCTTTCGAATGAATTTTACATGCCATCGCAGTTGAATAATGGTGCTGATTATCAAGATGTGGAAGAACAGTGTGAATATACTACATATCAAGAATCATTTCTTTGGAATTTTTGA